GTGTTTTTCACGGGCATCGACAAGGCGCGATTTCGCAAGCCGGTGGTGCCCGGTGATCAGCTTGTGTTTGAATTGACACTATTGAAAAAAAGGGCCAAGGTTGTGCGCATGGCCGGAATCGCCACCGTGGACGGGGTAAAAGTGGCGGAGGCGGAGCTGATGGCTGCATACGGAGAAAACAGATGATACACGAGACGGCAATCGTCCATCCGAAGGCTGAACTGGGCGCGAATGTGGAAATCGGAGCGTTTTCCGTTATACGTGAGAACGTGACCATCGGTTCCGATACGTGGGTCGGGCCGCATGTGGTGATAGAACCTTTTGTGGATATCGGCAGCGACTGCAAAATCTTTCAATATGCGGCCATCGGGGCACCGCCGCAGTCGCTGAAATATGCCGGCGAGAAGACCTGGGTCAAAATCGGACGGGGCAATATCGTTCGAGAATTCGTCACCATCCACAGGGGGACTTCGGATGGCGGCGGCGTGACCGAAATCGGCGAGGAAAATTTTATCATGGCCTATTCGCACATTGCCCATGACTGCAAACTGGGCAGGAACATCGTCCTGTCCAACAACGCCACACTGGGCGGGCACATCACCATCGGAGACTACGCCACCGTGGGCGGCCTGGTGGCCATTCATCAGTTCGTACGGGTGGGCAACTATGCGTTCATCGGAGGCAAATCTGCCGTGGTCAAGGACATCCCCCCCTACATGATAGCGGCCGGGGACCGGGCGAGGCTCCACGGCCTGAATGTCGTCGGTTTGAAGCGCCATGGGTTTTCGAGAAATACCCTGAGCATGCTGAAAAAAGCCTATCGCCTGGTTTTCCGCATCGGGCTTACGCTGAACGAGGCCATAGAAAGGGTGGCGGCGGAAGTGGAGCAGGTCCCTGAAGTTGTCCACCTCATCGAATTCATCAAATCCTCCCAACGCGGGATTACCAGATAAAACCCATGCGCATCGGACTCATTGCCGGTAGCGGGCAGTTTCCCATCATTTTCTGCAGAAAGGCCAGAAAAGCGGGATTCGACATTTACGCCGCCGCTTACCATCATGAAGCGGATCCGGCGCTGGCCGACCATGTGAACGAGATCGAGTGGTTTTACCTGGGACAGGTCAACCGGCTGATCAAATATTTCAAAAAGCACCAGGTCACGCAAGCCGTCATGATGGGCGGCATCAAGAAAACCAAGCTTTTCAAAAATTTAAAGCCCGACATCAAGGCGGTTTCCCTGCTTGCCGGATTACGACACACTCATGACGACGGCATCCTGAGGGCGTTTGCCGGCCTGCTGGAGAAAAACGGGATAACCGTCAGGCCGTCAACCTTTCTTCTGCCCGATCTTTTGGCGCCCGAAGGCTGCTGGACGCGGCGCAAACCGACGCGGGAAGAGGCTGCCGAGATAAAACTGGGGTGGAAGATTGCCAAGGAGATCGGGCGCCTGGACGTCGGTCAGTGCGTGGTCGTGGGCGGGGGAAGCATCCTGGCCGTGGAAGCTGTGGACGGTACCGATGCCACCATCAGAAGGGGGGGCGGGCTCGGCGAGGGCAACGCGGTGGTGGTGAAAGTCTGCAAACCTATTCAGGATGAGCGGTTCGACATCCCTGCCACCGGCGTGGAGACCATTCGAACGATGGTGGAGGCCCGGGCCAGGGTTTTGGCGATCGAGGCGGGCAAAGCCGTTGTATTCGACCGTGAGGCCATGATAGCCTTGGCCGACGAACAGGGGATCGCTATTTTGGCCATGACGGAGCCGTGACCGATCCGGAATGTGGAAAATTATGAACCCGATACAAAGGAAAATTCGTGCGGCCGTCGTTGGCGCAGGCTATCTGGGTAAATTTCATGCCCAGAAATACGCCAACATGGAAAATGTGGACCTCATCGGGGTGGCGGACACCGATATGGCGGCGGCGGAAAGGGTGGCCGCATCTCTCGATACCAGGGCCTATGCGGACTACACCGATCTTTTCGGCAGAGTGGACGCCGTCAGCGTGGTCGTGCCGACATCGGCGCATTTTGAAGTCAGCAAAGACTTTTTGCTGCACAATGTCGACCTGTTGGTGGAAAAGCCTTTTACAACGACCCTCCAAGAGGCGGATGAACTGATTCGTATTTCGGAGTCCCGGGGGCTTTTGGTGCAGGTCGGCCATCTCGAACGCTACAACCCTGCGGTGGTGGCTCTCCAGGACATCATTAAAAACCCCCTGTTCATCGAATCCCACCGCTTGGGGATATTCAAACCCCGGGCCACGGACGTGAGCGTGGTGCTGGATCTTATGATTCACGATATCGATATTATACTGAATTTCGTAAAAGCGGAGATGGAGGGCATCCGTGCCGCCGGCATGCCGGTAATAACCGAGAATGTGGATATTGCCAACGCACGGCTGGAGTTCAAAAGCGGCTGTGTGGCCAACGTGACGGCCAGCCGAGTTTCCATGAAAGATGAGCGCAAGCTCCGTATTTTCCAGCGGGATGCCTATATTTCCATCGATTTTGCAAATCATGAGGCCACCATCGTTCATAAAAATGCAGGCAAGACCGACGGGCTTATTCCCGGCATGGAAATCGAAACCCGGTCCTTCCCCAAGGGTGACGCGCTGGACGACGAACTGAAATCTTTTGTGAATTCGGTGAGAAGCCGCACGGAGCCGTATGTGACGGGGCAAATGGGGCGGGATGCACTTAAGACAGCCCTGGATGTCATGTCTCAAATACGACAAACGCGCTCCAAACTTGCCTTCCTCTGATCCCATGGAATCGAAACAAGATAGAAAATGCGTCATGATCATTGCCGGAGAAGCATCGGGGGATCTTCACGGTGCCAACCTGATCAAGGCGTTGAAGAACCAGGCGCCGGGCACCTTTTTCTGCGGGATCGGCGGGCGGGCGATGAGGGCTGCCGGCGCCCGGATCATCGTGGATGCCTCCCGGCTGTCGGTAGTGGGTATCACCGAGGTGTTCTCCAAAGGCCGTTCGCTGCTGCGAGGGATTTCCCGGGCCAAGCAACTGCTCAACTCTCTCGAGCCCGATCTATTGATCCTCATCGACTTTCCGGACTTCAACCTGCATATTGCCGCCAGGGCCAAAAAACTGGGTGTTCCCGTTTTGTACTACATCAGTCCTCAGCTGTGGGCCTGGCGGGAGGGCCGGGTGAGGAAAATCAAGCGCTTGGTCGACCACATGGCCGTTATCCTGCCATTTGAGGTGGATTTTTATCGAATGCACGACGTGCCGGCTACCTATGTGGGGCATCCCCTTCTGGACGACGGCACGCCATTTTCGGCAATACCCCCTGAATCGCTACCGGTAAAGGATCAAGCCGTCGGCATTTTGCCGGGTTCCAGGGACAAGGAAATCGTGCGCAACCTGCCGGCCATGCTGGCTGCGGCAAAGGATATCCAGCGCACAACCGGCGGGGTGCGTTTTGTTATCTCCCGGGCGCCTTCGGTGGAAAAAGCGCTCATGGACGGCATCGTTGCTGAGCACGGCAAAGGTGTCGATTATCGCATAAGCTCAGACCACGTGCGGGAAGTCTTCAAGGCGTGCCGCCTCGTGATTGCCGTGTCGGGAACGGTCACCCTGGAAGCGGCCATTTGGGGGACACCGGCCGTCATTGTCTACCGGGTCTCTCCGGTCAGTTATTGGCTGGGGCGGGCGCTCATCAAGGTCAAGTACATCGGCCTGGCGAACCTGATTGCGGGGCGGGAAGTTCTTCCCGAGCTCATCCAGCGGGATGCATCCCCTGAAAACATCGCCCGGGTGGTTACGGGGCTTTTGGGGGATGCGGAAGCCATGACCGCCATTCATGACGGCTTGAAAGAGGTCAGGGAACGCCTCGGCGGGACCGGGGCTTCCGCCAGGGTGGCGGATATTGCCATGGGGATGCTAAATAAAGGGTCGTATTAGAGAAAATTATTTATGTTTACGCTAAAACGTCCAAGGTTACGGGAACGTCACTACCGTCTGATAGCGCTGGTGAAGGCCAGGTGGATCAAAATGGCCCTGGCCGTTCTCTGCATGCTTGTCATGGCGGGAACCGAAGCGGCGATTCCCTTTTTGATGAAGCCGGTCATAGACGATATCTTCATTAAAAAAGATTTAAGCATGCTGAAGCTGATTCCGTTTGTCGTCATACTGCTCTATATCATCAGGGCGATGGTCATGTACGGACAGGAGTACCTGATGAATTATGTGGGGCATGACATCATCCGCAAACTGCGGAACCAGCTGTACGACCGTATCCAGGACCTGTCCCTGGCTTTTTTCTACCGGGAGAGAACCGGTACGCTCATGTCCAGGATCACCAACGACGTCAACATCATTAAAACCATGGTTTCCACTGCCGTGACCGGTTCCCTGCGGGACGTATTTACCCTGATTGGTTTGACCGGCGTTATTTTTTACCGGGATTGGAAGCTGGCCCTGCTGGCCATGGTGGTGCTGCCCGTCGCCTTTTATCCCGTCGTGGAGTTCGGGCGTCGCATCCGGCGGGTCAGTACCGGCCGGCAGGAGGCCATGGCGCAGATGACGTCGTTCCTGCACGAAACCTTTGCCGGCAATAAGATCATAAAGGCTTTTGGTGCGGAATCCTACGAAAAGAAACGCCTGCACGATAAGTCAAAGGAGTTGTTCAAATTAGAGATGAAGTCCGTTAAGTACCGCTCCCTGACGTCTCCGGTCATGGAGTTTTTCGGCGGCCTGGGAGGGGCGGGCGTCATCTGGTACGGCGGATACAAGGTCATCAGCGGATCTTCCACGCCCGGCACGTTCTTCTCATTTCTTACGGCGGTGCTCCTGCTGTACGGGCCTGTAAAGAAACTGGCCAAGGTGAACACCACTATTCAGGAAGGGATGGCGGCGGCCGACCGGGTGTTCGACATTATCGAGCTCGAGCCGGACATCGAGGAACCGGTGCATCCCAAGGAACTGAAGGCGGCCACCCATCGTGTGACCTTTGAAAACGTGCAGTTCAAATATGAGGAGGATCCGGTACTCAAGGGCATCGATTTGAATGTGGCCGCCGGCGAAATCCTGGCTTTGGTCGGCATGAGCGGCGGGGGAAAAACATCCCTGGTCAACCTGAT
This is a stretch of genomic DNA from Deltaproteobacteria bacterium. It encodes these proteins:
- the lpxA gene encoding acyl-ACP--UDP-N-acetylglucosamine O-acyltransferase, which produces MIHETAIVHPKAELGANVEIGAFSVIRENVTIGSDTWVGPHVVIEPFVDIGSDCKIFQYAAIGAPPQSLKYAGEKTWVKIGRGNIVREFVTIHRGTSDGGGVTEIGEENFIMAYSHIAHDCKLGRNIVLSNNATLGGHITIGDYATVGGLVAIHQFVRVGNYAFIGGKSAVVKDIPPYMIAAGDRARLHGLNVVGLKRHGFSRNTLSMLKKAYRLVFRIGLTLNEAIERVAAEVEQVPEVVHLIEFIKSSQRGITR
- a CDS encoding ABC transporter ATP-binding protein/permease is translated as MFTLKRPRLRERHYRLIALVKARWIKMALAVLCMLVMAGTEAAIPFLMKPVIDDIFIKKDLSMLKLIPFVVILLYIIRAMVMYGQEYLMNYVGHDIIRKLRNQLYDRIQDLSLAFFYRERTGTLMSRITNDVNIIKTMVSTAVTGSLRDVFTLIGLTGVIFYRDWKLALLAMVVLPVAFYPVVEFGRRIRRVSTGRQEAMAQMTSFLHETFAGNKIIKAFGAESYEKKRLHDKSKELFKLEMKSVKYRSLTSPVMEFFGGLGGAGVIWYGGYKVISGSSTPGTFFSFLTAVLLLYGPVKKLAKVNTTIQEGMAAADRVFDIIELEPDIEEPVHPKELKAATHRVTFENVQFKYEEDPVLKGIDLNVAAGEILALVGMSGGGKTSLVNLIPRFYDVTRGAVRIDGTDIRDLSLAHLRQRIAIVTQEPILFNDTVRNNIAYGRRDASAEAIENVARAAYAYDFIQGFPQKFETMIGELGSRLSGGEKQRICIARALLKDAPILILDEATSALDAESETLVQKALENLMKGRTTFVIAHRLSTVAFANRIIVLVGGEIVEQGTHDELMAQKGAFYKLYQMQYSGNGADAGLEKLGN
- the lpxI gene encoding UDP-2,3-diacylglucosamine diphosphatase LpxI (LpxI, functionally equivalent to LpxH, replaces it in LPS biosynthesis in a minority of bacteria.), producing the protein MRIGLIAGSGQFPIIFCRKARKAGFDIYAAAYHHEADPALADHVNEIEWFYLGQVNRLIKYFKKHQVTQAVMMGGIKKTKLFKNLKPDIKAVSLLAGLRHTHDDGILRAFAGLLEKNGITVRPSTFLLPDLLAPEGCWTRRKPTREEAAEIKLGWKIAKEIGRLDVGQCVVVGGGSILAVEAVDGTDATIRRGGGLGEGNAVVVKVCKPIQDERFDIPATGVETIRTMVEARARVLAIEAGKAVVFDREAMIALADEQGIAILAMTEP
- a CDS encoding Gfo/Idh/MocA family oxidoreductase yields the protein MNPIQRKIRAAVVGAGYLGKFHAQKYANMENVDLIGVADTDMAAAERVAASLDTRAYADYTDLFGRVDAVSVVVPTSAHFEVSKDFLLHNVDLLVEKPFTTTLQEADELIRISESRGLLVQVGHLERYNPAVVALQDIIKNPLFIESHRLGIFKPRATDVSVVLDLMIHDIDIILNFVKAEMEGIRAAGMPVITENVDIANARLEFKSGCVANVTASRVSMKDERKLRIFQRDAYISIDFANHEATIVHKNAGKTDGLIPGMEIETRSFPKGDALDDELKSFVNSVRSRTEPYVTGQMGRDALKTALDVMSQIRQTRSKLAFL
- the lpxB gene encoding lipid-A-disaccharide synthase, which gives rise to MESKQDRKCVMIIAGEASGDLHGANLIKALKNQAPGTFFCGIGGRAMRAAGARIIVDASRLSVVGITEVFSKGRSLLRGISRAKQLLNSLEPDLLILIDFPDFNLHIAARAKKLGVPVLYYISPQLWAWREGRVRKIKRLVDHMAVILPFEVDFYRMHDVPATYVGHPLLDDGTPFSAIPPESLPVKDQAVGILPGSRDKEIVRNLPAMLAAAKDIQRTTGGVRFVISRAPSVEKALMDGIVAEHGKGVDYRISSDHVREVFKACRLVIAVSGTVTLEAAIWGTPAVIVYRVSPVSYWLGRALIKVKYIGLANLIAGREVLPELIQRDASPENIARVVTGLLGDAEAMTAIHDGLKEVRERLGGTGASARVADIAMGMLNKGSY